Proteins from a single region of Crocosphaera sp. UHCC 0190:
- a CDS encoding CDGSH iron-sulfur domain-containing protein, with translation MTQPKIADTKPMVLELDAGDYYWCSCGQSQKQPYCDGSHKGTEFTPVKFTLEEPKKVALCLCKHSQNSPLCDGSHSKLSHE, from the coding sequence ATGACACAACCCAAGATTGCTGATACTAAGCCTATGGTTTTAGAATTAGATGCTGGTGATTATTATTGGTGTAGTTGTGGTCAATCTCAAAAACAACCTTATTGTGATGGATCTCATAAAGGAACTGAGTTTACACCCGTAAAATTTACTCTAGAAGAACCCAAAAAAGTGGCTTTGTGTTTGTGTAAACATAGCCAAAATTCTCCTTTGTGTGATGGCTCTCATAGTAAATTATCCCATGAGTAA
- the rdgB gene encoding RdgB/HAM1 family non-canonical purine NTP pyrophosphatase, with protein MKKLILATSNPGKLQEIQDYLTDLPWKLQLKPKELEIEETGETFLENAALKASQVATALGEWAIADDSGLAVDALNGAPGLYSARYGNSDQGRIERLLNELGNNENRQARFICAIAIASPDGIIALQTEGICAGEILKTPQGIGGFGYDPIFYVPQYQQTFAQMTPEMKQKVSHRGQAFETLLPQLRQLF; from the coding sequence ATGAAAAAATTAATTTTAGCGACCAGCAACCCTGGAAAATTGCAGGAAATACAAGATTATTTAACGGACTTACCTTGGAAATTACAACTAAAACCCAAAGAACTCGAAATTGAAGAAACAGGGGAAACTTTTCTAGAAAATGCTGCCTTAAAAGCATCTCAAGTGGCCACCGCACTAGGAGAATGGGCGATCGCCGATGATTCGGGATTAGCTGTCGATGCCCTCAATGGCGCACCAGGACTTTATTCTGCCCGTTATGGTAACAGCGATCAAGGGAGAATTGAACGATTATTAAACGAATTAGGTAATAATGAAAATCGACAGGCCAGGTTTATTTGTGCCATTGCGATCGCCAGTCCTGATGGCATAATTGCCTTACAAACCGAAGGAATTTGTGCCGGAGAAATTCTCAAAACCCCCCAAGGAATAGGAGGGTTTGGTTATGATCCGATTTTTTATGTTCCCCAATATCAACAAACTTTCGCCCAAATGACCCCCGAAATGAAACAAAAAGTTAGTCATCGGGGTCAGGCATTTGAGACTTTGTTACCACAGTTGCGTCAATTATTCTAA
- the aqpZ gene encoding aquaporin Z: MKKYIAEFFGTFWLVLGGCGSAVLAANFGGETNPLGLGFLGVALAFGLTVLTMAYAVGHISGGHFNPAVSFGLLAGKRFNGSDLLPYIIAQVLGAILAGGVLLLIASGNGALDLSGSNPLATNGYGTHSPGGYSLLSALITEIVMTFMFLVIIMGATDRLASGGFGPAAIGLGLTLIHLISIPVTNTSVNPARSTGVALFCGNGEIIAQLWLFWLAPIIGAVLGGWFYHTFLETAVETRPLEPIEPALKD, translated from the coding sequence ATGAAAAAATACATTGCTGAATTTTTCGGAACCTTCTGGTTAGTGCTAGGGGGTTGCGGTAGTGCTGTCCTAGCGGCTAACTTTGGAGGAGAAACGAACCCTCTCGGATTAGGATTTTTAGGGGTTGCCCTTGCCTTTGGATTAACCGTATTAACCATGGCCTATGCTGTTGGGCATATTTCTGGGGGTCATTTCAATCCTGCGGTTTCCTTTGGGTTATTGGCCGGAAAACGGTTTAATGGCTCTGATTTGCTCCCCTATATCATTGCACAAGTCTTAGGGGCAATTCTCGCCGGGGGCGTACTTTTGCTAATTGCCAGTGGTAATGGTGCGTTAGACTTAAGTGGTTCAAATCCTTTAGCTACCAATGGTTATGGTACTCATTCTCCAGGGGGTTACAGTTTATTATCTGCCCTGATTACTGAAATTGTCATGACCTTTATGTTCTTGGTCATTATCATGGGTGCAACTGATCGCTTAGCTTCAGGAGGGTTTGGCCCTGCGGCGATCGGCTTAGGTTTAACCTTAATTCACTTAATTAGTATTCCCGTCACTAATACCTCAGTCAACCCGGCCAGAAGTACAGGGGTTGCGTTATTTTGTGGCAATGGGGAAATTATCGCCCAATTGTGGTTATTTTGGTTAGCTCCTATTATCGGTGCTGTTTTAGGCGGATGGTTTTATCATACTTTCCTCGAAACTGCGGTAGAAACTCGGCCCTTAGAACCCATCGAACCAGCATTAAAAGACTAA
- a CDS encoding P-II family nitrogen regulator, with amino-acid sequence MKKVEAIIRPFKLDEVKIALVNAGIVGMTVSEVRGFGRQKGQTERYRGSEYTVEFLQKLKVEIVVQDNQVEMVIEKLITAARTGEIGDGKIFVSPVDQIIRIRTGESDLEAI; translated from the coding sequence TTGAAAAAAGTAGAGGCGATTATCCGACCCTTTAAATTAGACGAAGTTAAAATCGCTTTAGTCAATGCAGGAATTGTCGGGATGACAGTTTCTGAAGTCCGAGGGTTTGGACGACAAAAAGGACAGACGGAACGTTATCGGGGTTCAGAATACACAGTTGAGTTTCTGCAAAAGCTGAAAGTCGAAATTGTGGTCCAAGATAATCAAGTGGAGATGGTGATCGAAAAACTGATTACTGCTGCGCGTACTGGGGAAATTGGAGACGGGAAAATCTTTGTCTCTCCTGTGGACCAAATTATCCGGATTCGTACCGGAGAAAGCGATCTCGAAGCGATTTAA
- a CDS encoding thioesterase family protein, whose protein sequence is MTYNRIIRFSDTDAAGVVYFASLLSICHEAYENALETAGIDLKTFFQNTDIAVPIVHAEIDFYQPLFCGDRLQISLIPTQLNDTEFEIAYEILTLSSSTVCLAKAKTKHVSINPLIRKRTPLPSSLIQWLQTAE, encoded by the coding sequence ATGACTTATAATCGGATCATTCGGTTTTCTGATACTGATGCAGCAGGAGTGGTTTATTTTGCCTCTCTGTTATCCATTTGTCATGAAGCCTATGAAAACGCCTTAGAAACCGCAGGAATCGACCTTAAAACCTTTTTTCAGAATACAGATATAGCTGTTCCCATTGTCCATGCTGAGATTGACTTTTATCAACCCTTATTTTGTGGCGATCGCTTACAAATTTCCTTGATTCCCACCCAATTAAATGATACAGAATTTGAGATCGCCTATGAAATCTTAACCCTATCAAGCTCGACAGTTTGCTTGGCCAAAGCAAAGACAAAGCACGTCTCGATCAACCCCCTCATCCGCAAACGCACCCCTCTCCCATCTTCCCTAATTCAGTGGTTGCAAACGGCAGAATAG
- the def gene encoding peptide deformylase, producing the protein MIKPSLEIATLGNPILRQEAQPVTDITDKQLQQVIDTLLSTAKAASGVGIAAPQLSHSYRLFIICSHPNPRYPDAPLMEPIVMINPRLVSHSEEMVKGWEGCLSVPGVRGLVPRYQAIAVEYLDRQGQQHRQELTDFVARIFQHELDHLDGILFIDRVANSEDLVNIE; encoded by the coding sequence ATGATTAAACCTTCCTTAGAGATTGCTACATTAGGAAATCCGATTTTACGACAAGAGGCCCAACCCGTTACAGATATCACAGATAAACAGCTACAACAGGTAATAGACACACTCTTAAGCACGGCAAAGGCGGCATCTGGGGTAGGGATCGCGGCCCCTCAACTTTCTCATTCCTATCGCCTATTTATTATCTGTTCTCATCCTAACCCCCGTTATCCTGATGCACCCTTGATGGAACCCATTGTTATGATTAACCCTCGTTTAGTCTCCCATTCCGAGGAAATGGTGAAAGGGTGGGAAGGATGTTTGAGTGTTCCGGGAGTCAGGGGTTTAGTACCTCGTTATCAGGCGATAGCCGTCGAATATTTAGACCGACAGGGCCAACAACATCGTCAAGAATTAACGGATTTTGTGGCCAGAATTTTCCAGCATGAACTCGATCATCTTGATGGTATCCTATTCATTGATCGGGTTGCCAATTCTGAAGATTTAGTAAATATTGAATGA
- the dnaA gene encoding chromosomal replication initiator protein DnaA, with translation MTISPQSIWNQVLDRLKLRLTPPAFETWIASATVQDWQDNCLIIQVENAFVLNHLQKTYQGLIAEEVEKVMGYPVEIKLTTSQEQNMAIVGEKESSQLLNRSHQQIPTESPKLSKLNPRYTFSRFVVGPTNRMAHAASLAVAESPGREFNPLFLCGGVGLGKTHLMQAIADYRLELYPNANVFYVSTEQFTNDLIASIRQDNMEGFREHYRTADILLVDDIQFIEGKEFTQEEFFHTFNTLHEAGKQVVIASDRPPKRIPSLQDRLVSRFSMGLIADIQVPDLETRMAILQKKAEYENIRLPRPVIEYIATNYTSNIRELEGALIRTMTYISISGLSMTVENIAPVLNPPMEQITASPEIIIKIVAENFHLSVEDLKGSSRRREISLARQIGMYLMRQHTDLSLPRVGVEFGGKDHTTVLYSCDKISQLQQKDWDLSQQLSELSDRINLASRNKEG, from the coding sequence ATGACTATTTCTCCCCAATCTATTTGGAATCAAGTGCTTGATCGTCTTAAGTTACGATTAACTCCTCCTGCTTTTGAAACTTGGATCGCCTCAGCAACGGTACAAGATTGGCAGGATAACTGTTTAATTATTCAGGTAGAAAATGCTTTTGTCCTTAATCATTTACAAAAAACTTATCAAGGATTAATTGCTGAAGAAGTAGAGAAAGTTATGGGATATCCAGTAGAGATTAAATTAACGACTTCCCAAGAACAAAATATGGCAATTGTTGGGGAAAAAGAATCATCTCAATTACTCAATCGATCCCATCAACAAATTCCTACAGAATCCCCTAAATTGAGTAAATTAAATCCTCGTTATACGTTTTCTCGGTTTGTGGTTGGACCAACAAATCGCATGGCCCATGCAGCTTCTCTAGCGGTTGCAGAGTCACCAGGGAGAGAGTTTAATCCTTTGTTTTTGTGTGGAGGAGTCGGATTAGGGAAAACTCATTTAATGCAAGCTATTGCAGATTATCGTCTTGAATTATACCCGAATGCTAATGTTTTTTATGTCTCTACGGAACAATTTACTAATGATTTAATTGCCTCTATTCGTCAAGATAATATGGAAGGATTTAGAGAACATTATCGCACGGCCGATATTTTATTAGTAGATGATATTCAATTTATTGAAGGGAAAGAATTCACTCAAGAGGAATTTTTTCATACCTTTAATACTTTACATGAAGCGGGTAAACAGGTTGTCATTGCTTCTGATCGTCCTCCCAAAAGAATTCCGAGTTTACAAGATAGATTAGTGTCTCGATTTTCTATGGGTTTAATTGCGGATATTCAAGTACCAGACTTGGAAACTCGCATGGCAATTCTTCAGAAAAAAGCCGAGTATGAAAATATTCGTCTACCTCGTCCAGTTATTGAATATATTGCAACTAATTATACTTCAAATATTCGGGAATTAGAAGGGGCATTAATTCGCACAATGACCTATATTTCTATTTCTGGGCTATCAATGACAGTGGAAAATATTGCTCCTGTTTTAAATCCCCCTATGGAACAAATTACCGCATCTCCTGAAATAATTATCAAAATTGTGGCGGAAAATTTTCATTTATCTGTGGAAGATTTAAAAGGAAGTTCTCGTCGCCGAGAAATTAGTTTGGCGCGACAAATTGGGATGTATTTGATGCGTCAACATACGGATTTAAGTTTACCAAGAGTCGGGGTAGAATTTGGCGGCAAAGATCACACAACTGTGTTATATAGTTGTGATAAAATATCACAATTGCAACAAAAAGATTGGGATCTTTCTCAACAATTATCGGAGTTAAGCGATCGCATTAATTTGGCAAGTCGGAATAAAGAAGGGTGA
- a CDS encoding GNAT family N-acetyltransferase, producing the protein MINLRPCTPADLDLLRYWDQQPHVISSDPNDDWEWEVELNRAPEWREQLIAEIEGHPIGFIQIIDPAREDSHYWGDAADNLRAIDIWIGEKTDLGKGYGTKIMQVAITRCFADPTVTTILVDPLANNSRAHRFYERLGFKFIEFRRFGEDNCFVYGLNRADWIYK; encoded by the coding sequence ATGATTAATCTGCGCCCTTGCACCCCCGCTGATTTGGATTTATTGCGATACTGGGATCAACAACCTCATGTTATTTCCTCAGACCCCAATGATGACTGGGAGTGGGAAGTAGAACTTAACCGCGCCCCAGAGTGGCGAGAACAATTAATCGCTGAAATTGAGGGCCATCCTATCGGATTTATCCAAATTATCGATCCTGCTCGTGAAGATAGCCACTATTGGGGTGATGCAGCCGATAATCTTCGTGCCATTGATATTTGGATTGGAGAAAAGACCGATTTGGGCAAAGGGTATGGAACAAAAATAATGCAGGTTGCCATTACCAGATGTTTCGCTGACCCTACTGTAACTACGATACTAGTTGATCCACTAGCCAATAATAGTCGCGCCCACCGCTTCTATGAACGTCTTGGCTTCAAATTTATCGAATTTCGACGATTCGGTGAGGATAACTGTTTTGTTTATGGCTTAAACCGAGCAGATTGGATATACAAGTAA